In Desulfovibrio sp., the genomic window GGCGGCGGCGCAAGGGCAGATGTACAGCGCAACTGGCTCTGCATGTTTGGCAGAAGCATAGCCGCATGCGGCAAATCACAAAAAGTTTCTACAAAAAGATCCTGCGCGGAAGAATCGGCCATGACCCCCTCCACATAAAGTGCGTTGGCGGCATGAGCGTCGATGTCCCCGATACTTTTAACCGCGCGGACATCCCGACTCATTGCCACAAACATCACTAAGCAGATACTGTGGCGGGTCTGTTACAGGAATAATTGAATTTGAGGGCGAATTGATTTCTTTTTGGCGAACAGGCAACAATTACCAATAAGGATCGAAGATGGCATTGGTATTTATGACAGATGCATGACGGAGTGGGTGTCGCGAAAGTTACGGATGAAGGGAATAAGTTCACTGGCAAGGCAAGCAGTATCACCCATCCGATGCGGCAAAAATCCACATCAAATACTGTCAGACTCATAGCCTCACAGCCTGAAAACAAGAATGGGCTGATGATTCGGCAACTTCAATTTTTCATTCTCCAGAAAAATTGCGTACCAGACACACATATTTTTTTTAAGCATGCCCGTGCTGATAAAAAAATCAGTCAGCCAGGGCAAGAATGCGAACATTATTGCCGTGCGCTTCAACCGCGCGATAGAGGTCGTCAAAAGAAATCCAGACTGTTGCTGTGTTCTCATTGGGGTGCACACCAAGACAGGGGTTACCTTCCAGATCTGCATCAAATATGAGCTCAACCTCGCGACCTTCATCGTTGAGAACACCAAAAGGCGTTACCTCTCCCTGAGCAAGATTGAGATACCTTGCCAGACGTTCCTGTGAAGCAAAACTGAGCCGGGAAGAACCAAGCTTTTGCTGCAAGGCTGTCAAAGGCACTACCTTGTCCTT contains:
- a CDS encoding prolyl-tRNA synthetase associated domain-containing protein — its product is MQKTETSCLVLCPEGLMAAMEKRQKVYDYLKRQGVEYSVTEHPAVFSIKEMGDLGIMLKGDVCKNLFLRDSAGKRHFIVTLPKDKVVPLTALQQKLGSSRLSFASQERLARYLNLAQGEVTPFGVLNDEGREVELIFDADLEGNPCLGVHPNENTATVWISFDDLYRAVEAHGNNVRILALAD